In a single window of the Botrytis cinerea B05.10 chromosome 10, complete sequence genome:
- the Bcmtw1 gene encoding Bcmtw1, producing MSAADTALLTEHLTYRPIAVIDDIINSINLLAFRAIDALEKGLFAAPPSSIGFTPTSTLSAEEVATQCQHEIENGVYKLETLLNAKIDKNFDKMEIYLLRNVFAVPPDVKDWIRLSHYEGLDFRSVEENGEGADGVPTSETVTLQRKRLRETMKLNAVLRAEKERNERTIAALKGIISPSPSSAKKTVKAEDGTEMEVDVEDDERPSLAFLQKKGNLTKDGKHPIATTTEFALAQLPALKQLLDNLGPRLKELSEGDGMAGMVGEQEKSWRRERLEFIEKETRRHLENVRGLELGSQGEVRDGEWQGEGRKLGNGEVEDLEKVVGMFESHAAPPEDGDGDAMDEGA from the exons ATGAGTGCCGCAGACACTGCTCTCCTCACGGAGCATTTGACATACAGACCCATT GCCGTCATCGACGACATAATAAACAGTATCAATCTCCTGGCCTTCCGGGCCATCGATGCGCTCGAAAAAGGTCTTTTCGCCGcccctccctcctcaatTGGATTCACACCCACATCCACTCTGTCTGCCGAAGAAGTTGCGACACAATGTCAACACGAGATCGAAAACGGAGTCTACAAGTTGGAAACATTGCTCAACGCGAAAATTGACAAGAATTTCGATAAGATGGAAATTTATTTGCTGAGGAACGTTTTTGCTGTGCCGCCGGATGTTAAGGATTGGATACGATTGAGTCATTATGAAGGATTGGATTTTAGGAGTGTGGAGGAAAATGGAGAGGGGGCGGATGGGGTGCCCACGTCGGAAACGGTTACGTTGCAGAGGAAGAGGTTGAGGGAGACGATGAAATTGAATGCGGTGTTGAGggcagagaaggagaggaatgAAAGAACTATTGCGGCATTGAAAGGAATCATATCGCCAAGTCCAAGTTCGGCTAAGAAAACTGTCAAGGCTGAGGATGGCACGGAGATGGAAGTCGATGTGGAGGATGATGAGCGCCCCTCATTGGCATTCTTGCAGAAAAAGGGCAATTTGACGAAGGATGGAAAACATCCTATTGCGACTACGACCGAATTCGCCTTGGCGCAATTGCCTGCGCTCAAGCAGTTACTGGATAATCTAGGACCAAGGCTGAAAGAGTTATCAGAAGGCGACGGCATGGCTGGAATGGTGGGAGAGCAAGAGAAGAGTTGGAGACGAGAAAGATTAGAATTCATTGAAAAGGAAACGAGACGACATCTTGAAAACGTGCGAGGCTTAGAACTAGGTTCGCAAGGTGAAGTGAGAGATGGGGAATGGCAGGGCGAGGGAAGGAAACTCGGGAACGGAGAAGTGGAGGATTTAGAAAAGGTTGTAGGGATGTTTGAAAGTCATGCTGCACCACCAGAAgacggagatggagatgcgaTGGATGAGGGAGCGTAA